A single window of Nocardia sp. NBC_01327 DNA harbors:
- a CDS encoding acyl-CoA dehydrogenase family protein, whose translation MRFALTAEQLDFATSLRKMGEAAKTPGTVRAWGAGDSAAGLALIGQLAEAGALGLISSEENGGFGAGPVELIVAFTEIGRAAVPGPLVETAAAIPALLQALPDSAAAAQWLPQLAEGAELGTLALAGAAGSASARTDNAPRAGATSGPSALAATGAPVALDADIAGLILVAEGDRVSFAGAGEQAKSIDAARRLFTLETGNVLAEGEGVRAAIDLAFDTAALATAAQLLGAGRALLDTSVDYVKQRQQFGKPIGQYQAIKHHLANVMIGLEMAQPLLYRAALTLQDDADATTRARDISAAKLACGEAAYQAARIGLQVHGAIGYTAEFDLSLWLTKVTALRSAWGTPDFHRARIAAALRAGSTGAAA comes from the coding sequence ATGCGATTCGCACTGACCGCAGAACAACTCGATTTCGCCACCAGCCTGCGCAAGATGGGCGAGGCGGCCAAGACGCCGGGCACCGTACGGGCCTGGGGCGCCGGTGATTCCGCCGCCGGACTGGCGCTGATCGGCCAGCTCGCCGAGGCGGGCGCGCTCGGCCTGATCAGCTCCGAGGAGAACGGCGGCTTCGGCGCCGGCCCGGTGGAACTGATCGTGGCCTTCACCGAGATCGGCCGGGCCGCCGTGCCCGGACCGCTGGTGGAGACCGCGGCCGCGATTCCCGCACTGCTGCAGGCGCTTCCGGATTCGGCGGCAGCCGCGCAGTGGCTGCCGCAGCTCGCCGAGGGGGCCGAGCTCGGCACCCTCGCCCTCGCCGGGGCAGCGGGATCCGCCTCTGCCCGTACGGATAACGCACCGCGCGCCGGTGCCACGTCCGGGCCCAGCGCGCTCGCCGCGACGGGCGCACCCGTCGCCCTGGACGCCGATATCGCCGGCCTGATCCTGGTCGCCGAGGGCGACCGGGTCTCGTTCGCCGGTGCGGGCGAGCAGGCGAAGTCCATCGACGCCGCCCGCCGCCTGTTCACCCTCGAGACCGGTAACGTGCTCGCCGAGGGCGAAGGTGTCCGCGCCGCAATCGATCTGGCCTTCGACACCGCGGCCCTGGCCACCGCCGCCCAGCTGCTCGGCGCGGGCCGCGCGCTGCTGGACACCAGCGTCGACTACGTGAAGCAGCGCCAGCAGTTCGGCAAGCCGATCGGCCAGTACCAGGCGATCAAGCACCACCTCGCGAATGTCATGATCGGCCTGGAGATGGCGCAGCCCCTGCTCTACCGCGCCGCCCTCACCCTCCAGGACGACGCCGACGCCACCACCCGCGCCCGCGATATCTCCGCCGCCAAGCTCGCCTGCGGCGAGGCCGCCTACCAGGCCGCCCGCATCGGCCTGCAGGTGCACGGCGCCATCGGCTACACCGCCGAATTCGACCTGTCCCTCTGGCTGACCAAGGTCACCGCCCTCCGTTCCGCCTGGGGCACACCGGATTTCCACCGCGCCCGCATCGCCGCCGCCCTGCGCGCCGGAAGCACCGGAGCGGCAGCGTGA
- a CDS encoding acyl-CoA dehydrogenase family protein, with protein MDLEFDAKTEEFRREVREFLAANVPATPLPSMDTKEGFEAHRAWEAKLADARLSCVAWPAEYGGRDASLTEWVVFEEEYYASGAPGRVSQNGIFLLAPTLFEHGSPEQLARFMPRMARAEDIWAQAWSEPEAGSDLAGIRSTAKRTEGGWLLNGQKTWSSRASFADWGFGLFRSDPEAQRHRGLTYLMFPLTSEGITVRPIPQLDGEPGFAEIFLDNVFVPDADVIGEANNGWKVAMATSSNERGLSLRSPGRFNATATKLIDLWQHAAADTDTALRNRVVEAWVGAEAYRLNTWATVTRLADGGQLGAESSVNKVFWSDLDISMHETALDLHGAAAEQESAWTDGFLFSLAGPIYAGTNEIQRNIIAERLLGLPR; from the coding sequence GTGGATCTCGAATTCGATGCCAAGACAGAGGAATTCCGCCGCGAGGTGCGCGAGTTCCTGGCCGCCAATGTGCCCGCCACTCCCCTGCCGTCCATGGACACCAAAGAGGGGTTCGAGGCGCACCGGGCATGGGAGGCCAAGCTGGCCGACGCCCGATTGTCCTGTGTCGCATGGCCTGCCGAGTACGGCGGCCGGGATGCCTCGCTGACCGAATGGGTCGTCTTCGAGGAGGAGTACTACGCCTCCGGAGCGCCCGGCCGCGTCTCGCAGAACGGCATCTTCCTGCTGGCCCCGACGCTCTTCGAGCACGGTTCGCCGGAGCAGCTGGCCCGGTTCATGCCGAGAATGGCTCGCGCCGAAGACATCTGGGCACAGGCCTGGTCCGAGCCGGAGGCCGGTAGCGATCTCGCCGGTATCCGCTCCACGGCCAAGCGCACCGAGGGCGGCTGGCTGCTCAACGGCCAGAAGACCTGGAGTTCCCGTGCGTCCTTCGCGGATTGGGGCTTCGGCCTGTTCCGCAGCGATCCGGAGGCGCAGCGGCACAGGGGGCTCACCTACCTCATGTTCCCGCTGACGTCCGAAGGCATTACGGTGCGGCCGATTCCGCAGCTGGACGGGGAGCCCGGTTTCGCGGAGATCTTCCTGGACAATGTGTTCGTGCCCGATGCCGATGTGATCGGCGAGGCCAACAATGGCTGGAAGGTCGCGATGGCGACCTCCAGCAATGAGCGCGGGCTCTCGCTGCGCTCCCCCGGCCGGTTCAATGCGACCGCCACCAAGCTCATCGACCTGTGGCAGCACGCCGCGGCCGATACCGATACCGCGCTGCGCAATCGAGTGGTGGAGGCCTGGGTCGGCGCCGAGGCGTACCGGCTCAACACATGGGCCACCGTCACCCGGCTCGCCGATGGCGGGCAATTGGGCGCGGAATCGTCCGTGAACAAGGTGTTCTGGTCGGATCTGGACATTTCCATGCACGAGACCGCCCTGGATCTGCACGGCGCCGCCGCCGAACAGGAGTCGGCCTGGACCGACGGCTTCCTGTTCTCGCTGGCGGGCCCGATCTACGCGGGCACCAATGAGATCCAGCGCAATATCATCGCCGAACGCCTGCTCGGGCTGCCGCGCTAG
- a CDS encoding enoyl-CoA hydratase, producing the protein MSAHDSGNSAQQLGPIPDEGDVVLYEKRGAIAVVTLNRPDYRNAQNSVMTYALDAAFVRAVEDAEVKVIVLAGAGKHFSAGHDIGTPGRDHHIKYENQAALWWDHTDRPGGDQRFARETEVYLNMCRRWREIPKPTIAMVQGACIAGALMLAWSCDMIVASEDAFFSDPVVRMGIPGVEYFAHPWVLGPRRAKEILFTGDRFTAAQAYEWGMVNRVVERDDLETETFALAEKISAMPQFGLALAKKAVNQCEDLMGMRSGMDSVFGLHHFAHAHNAEVGADSLGGMNAKSMKATATEATNKNGTK; encoded by the coding sequence GTGAGCGCCCACGACAGTGGAAATTCAGCGCAGCAGTTGGGCCCGATTCCCGATGAGGGTGACGTCGTCCTCTACGAGAAGCGCGGAGCGATCGCGGTCGTCACGCTGAACCGGCCGGACTACCGCAATGCGCAGAACTCGGTCATGACCTACGCCCTCGACGCCGCCTTCGTGCGGGCCGTGGAGGATGCCGAGGTCAAGGTGATCGTGCTGGCCGGCGCCGGAAAGCATTTCAGCGCCGGGCACGATATCGGCACGCCGGGCCGCGACCATCACATCAAGTACGAGAACCAGGCCGCGCTGTGGTGGGACCACACCGATCGGCCCGGCGGTGACCAGCGGTTCGCGCGCGAGACCGAGGTCTACCTGAACATGTGCCGCCGCTGGCGGGAGATCCCCAAGCCGACCATCGCCATGGTGCAGGGCGCCTGCATCGCCGGTGCGCTCATGCTGGCCTGGTCCTGCGACATGATCGTCGCCTCCGAGGACGCGTTCTTCTCCGATCCGGTTGTCCGCATGGGCATTCCGGGCGTCGAGTACTTCGCGCACCCGTGGGTGCTGGGGCCGCGCCGGGCCAAGGAGATCCTGTTCACCGGTGACCGCTTCACCGCCGCGCAGGCGTACGAGTGGGGCATGGTCAACCGGGTCGTCGAGCGCGACGATCTGGAGACCGAGACCTTCGCGCTGGCCGAGAAGATCTCCGCCATGCCGCAATTCGGGCTGGCGCTGGCCAAGAAGGCCGTCAATCAGTGCGAGGACCTCATGGGCATGCGCTCGGGGATGGATTCGGTCTTCGGGCTGCATCACTTCGCGCATGCGCACAATGCCGAGGTCGGGGCCGACTCGCTGGGCGGGATGAACGCCAAATCCATGAAGGCCACCGCTACCGAGGCCACGAACAAGAACGGGACGAAGTAA
- a CDS encoding FadD3 family acyl-CoA ligase, with the protein MTSPPQTTPLALHHAASAFGSAPAVCDGAVTLSWEQLLDSVRETARVLIARGVRRGDRIGIWAPNTHHWVTALLATHYVGAVIVPLNTRYVADEVAEVLSRVDAKALFITGSFLGRDRLAELRATAPELVIDTVISIPAEGVEAVDAIAWSELPKLAEAVTVEDAVARAESVQPEDLSDILFTSGTTGRSKGVLIPHGRVLTSARSWADCATLNSSDRFLVVPPFFHSFGYKAGILTCLVTGATIVPQAVFDVPESMRLIHDERITVVTGPPTIFQSLLEHPARAEADLSTLRVAVTGAATVPVVLIERMRDELRFDVVLTAYGQTESGGFGTMCRPEDSNETIANTCGRAIAGFELKLADNGELLLRSSQIMLGYLDDPQATADTIDRDGWLHTGDVAVINEHGYVKITDRLKDMYISGGFNVYPAEVEQAMARLDGVAETAVIGVPDERMGEVGKVFVVRKPGSALTAEEVLAHAKTLLARFKVPQFVEFRDQLPYSAAGKVLKRQLREEKA; encoded by the coding sequence GTGACATCCCCACCGCAGACCACTCCGCTCGCGCTGCACCATGCCGCGAGCGCCTTCGGCTCAGCACCTGCCGTCTGCGACGGTGCCGTGACACTGAGCTGGGAGCAGCTGCTCGACTCGGTGCGTGAGACCGCCCGCGTGCTGATCGCCCGCGGCGTGCGGCGGGGCGACCGGATCGGCATCTGGGCCCCCAATACGCACCACTGGGTGACCGCACTGCTGGCCACCCACTATGTCGGCGCGGTGATCGTTCCCCTGAATACGCGGTACGTGGCCGATGAGGTCGCCGAGGTGCTGAGCCGGGTCGATGCCAAGGCGCTGTTCATCACCGGCTCCTTCCTGGGCCGGGACCGGCTGGCCGAACTGCGCGCCACCGCACCGGAATTGGTGATCGACACCGTCATCTCCATTCCCGCCGAGGGTGTGGAGGCCGTCGACGCCATCGCCTGGTCCGAACTGCCGAAGCTGGCCGAGGCGGTCACGGTCGAGGACGCCGTCGCGCGTGCGGAATCGGTGCAGCCGGAAGATCTTTCGGACATTCTCTTCACCTCCGGAACCACCGGGCGCAGTAAAGGCGTGCTCATTCCGCACGGGCGCGTCCTGACCAGCGCCCGCTCCTGGGCCGACTGCGCGACCCTGAACAGCAGTGACCGCTTTCTGGTGGTGCCGCCGTTCTTCCACAGCTTCGGGTACAAGGCCGGCATTCTCACCTGCCTGGTCACCGGTGCGACCATCGTCCCGCAGGCCGTCTTCGATGTGCCGGAATCCATGCGGCTCATTCACGATGAGCGCATCACCGTGGTCACCGGGCCGCCGACCATCTTCCAATCCCTGCTCGAGCATCCGGCCCGAGCCGAGGCGGATCTGTCGACACTGCGGGTCGCCGTCACCGGCGCCGCCACCGTGCCGGTGGTGCTCATCGAGAGAATGCGCGACGAACTGCGCTTCGATGTGGTGCTGACCGCGTACGGGCAGACCGAATCCGGCGGTTTCGGCACCATGTGCCGCCCGGAGGACTCGAACGAGACCATCGCCAATACCTGCGGCCGCGCCATCGCGGGCTTCGAACTCAAGCTCGCCGACAATGGCGAACTGCTGCTGCGCAGTTCGCAGATCATGCTCGGCTATCTGGACGATCCGCAGGCCACCGCCGACACCATCGACCGGGACGGCTGGCTGCACACCGGCGATGTCGCGGTGATCAATGAGCACGGCTACGTGAAGATCACCGACCGGCTCAAGGATATGTACATCTCCGGCGGCTTCAATGTGTATCCCGCCGAGGTGGAGCAGGCCATGGCCCGGCTCGACGGTGTCGCCGAGACCGCGGTCATCGGCGTACCGGACGAGCGCATGGGCGAGGTCGGCAAGGTGTTCGTGGTGCGCAAGCCCGGATCCGCGCTGACCGCGGAAGAGGTGCTGGCACATGCCAAGACGCTGCTGGCCCGGTTCAAGGTGCCGCAGTTCGTGGAATTCCGTGACCAACTGCCGTACAGCGCGGCCGGCAAGGTACTCAAGCGGCAACTACGTGAGGAGAAGGCGTGA
- a CDS encoding acyl-CoA dehydrogenase family protein: protein MIQTPEPASGTTASRVSDTAASRVSDTAASRESAADSEFRAEVRDWLTENLNGKFSHLRGLGGPGREHEAFEERLEWDRALAAAGLTCLGWPEEWGGRDATLRQQVIFHEEYAKADAPSRVSHLGEELLGPTVLAFGTEEQKQRFLPGIRNVTELWCQGYSEPGAGSDLAAVSTSAYLDGDEWSISGQKVWTSLAHLSDWCFVVARTEKGSSRHHGLSYLLVPMKQPGVEVRPIIQLTGTAEFNEVYFDNARTAADLVVGAPGDGWKVAMGTLTFERGISTVGQQIRYARELADLEAVATRNGALENAVIADRFDQAWVGLRVLRAHVLRTLESGHEGASVDARTAAGQASVTKLLWANWHRDLGELAMDVLGAPGLIADAAGDDLNAWQRMFLFTRADTIYGGSNEIQRNIISERVLGLPREARP from the coding sequence ATGATCCAGACCCCCGAACCGGCCAGCGGGACCACGGCGAGCCGTGTATCGGATACAGCGGCGAGCCGTGTATCGGATACAGCGGCGAGCCGTGAGTCTGCTGCTGACAGTGAATTCCGTGCTGAGGTGCGTGACTGGCTGACGGAGAACCTGAACGGGAAGTTCAGTCACCTGCGTGGTCTGGGCGGCCCGGGCCGCGAGCACGAGGCCTTCGAGGAGCGTCTCGAATGGGACCGCGCCCTCGCCGCCGCCGGACTCACCTGCCTCGGCTGGCCCGAGGAGTGGGGCGGCCGCGACGCCACCCTGCGGCAGCAGGTCATCTTCCACGAGGAGTACGCCAAGGCCGATGCGCCCAGCCGCGTCTCGCACCTCGGTGAGGAACTGCTCGGCCCGACCGTGCTGGCCTTCGGCACCGAGGAGCAGAAGCAGCGCTTCCTGCCCGGTATTCGCAATGTGACGGAGCTGTGGTGCCAGGGGTACTCCGAGCCCGGCGCGGGCTCGGATCTGGCCGCAGTCAGCACATCTGCGTACCTGGATGGCGACGAATGGTCGATTTCCGGACAAAAGGTGTGGACTTCGCTCGCGCATCTGTCCGATTGGTGCTTTGTCGTCGCGCGCACCGAGAAGGGCTCGAGCCGTCATCACGGTCTGTCCTATCTGCTGGTGCCGATGAAGCAGCCCGGTGTCGAGGTGCGGCCGATCATCCAGCTCACCGGGACCGCGGAGTTCAACGAGGTCTACTTCGACAATGCCCGCACCGCAGCCGATCTCGTGGTCGGCGCGCCCGGCGACGGGTGGAAGGTCGCGATGGGCACGCTCACCTTCGAGCGCGGCATCTCGACCGTCGGCCAGCAGATTCGGTACGCGCGTGAGCTCGCCGACCTGGAAGCCGTCGCGACGCGGAACGGCGCACTCGAAAACGCCGTCATCGCAGACCGTTTCGACCAGGCATGGGTCGGACTGCGGGTACTGCGCGCCCATGTGCTGCGCACGCTGGAATCCGGCCACGAGGGCGCGTCCGTGGATGCCCGCACGGCGGCCGGTCAGGCGTCGGTCACCAAACTGCTCTGGGCCAATTGGCACCGCGATCTCGGCGAGCTGGCCATGGACGTGCTCGGCGCGCCCGGTCTCATCGCCGATGCCGCCGGTGACGATCTCAATGCCTGGCAGCGCATGTTCCTTTTCACTCGCGCGGACACCATTTACGGCGGCTCGAACGAGATTCAGCGCAATATCATCTCCGAGCGCGTGCTCGGACTTCCCCGGGAGGCTCGTCCATGA
- a CDS encoding SDR family oxidoreductase: protein MSERSERPSNAVDLSIAPEITPGHNLLAGKVAVVTAAAGTGIGSATARRLLSEGADVVVSDWHERRLKETEEALQAEFPDRRVASVPCDVSSTEQVDQLIAQAVSALGRIDIMVNNAGLGGETPVVDMTDEQWDKVIDITLNGTFRATRAALKYFREAGHGGVIVNNASVLGWRAQHGQAHYAAAKAGVMALTRCSAVEAAEYGVRINAVAPSIARHAFLDKVTSGDLLDRLAAGEAFGRAAEPWEIAATIAMLASDYTSYLTGEVVSISSQRA from the coding sequence ATGAGTGAGCGAAGCGAACGTCCGTCGAACGCTGTCGATTTGTCCATCGCCCCTGAAATCACGCCCGGCCACAACCTGCTCGCGGGCAAGGTCGCCGTGGTGACCGCCGCGGCCGGTACCGGCATCGGTTCGGCCACCGCGCGCCGGCTGCTGTCCGAGGGCGCGGATGTTGTCGTCTCCGACTGGCACGAGCGTCGCCTCAAGGAGACCGAAGAGGCGCTGCAGGCCGAATTCCCGGACCGCCGTGTGGCTTCCGTGCCCTGCGATGTGAGCTCCACCGAACAGGTGGATCAGCTCATCGCGCAGGCGGTTTCGGCGCTGGGCCGCATCGACATCATGGTCAACAATGCGGGCCTGGGCGGCGAGACGCCCGTCGTGGATATGACCGATGAGCAGTGGGACAAGGTCATCGACATCACCCTCAACGGCACCTTCCGCGCAACGCGGGCCGCGCTCAAGTACTTCCGCGAGGCCGGGCACGGCGGCGTGATCGTCAATAACGCGAGCGTGCTCGGCTGGCGTGCGCAGCACGGCCAGGCGCACTATGCCGCCGCCAAGGCCGGCGTCATGGCGCTGACCCGCTGCTCCGCCGTCGAGGCCGCCGAATACGGTGTGCGCATCAATGCGGTCGCCCCATCCATCGCGCGGCACGCGTTCCTGGACAAGGTCACCTCCGGCGATCTGCTGGATCGCCTGGCCGCGGGTGAGGCCTTCGGCCGGGCCGCCGAGCCGTGGGAGATCGCCGCGACCATCGCCATGCTGGCCAGCGATTACACCAGCTACCTCACCGGAGAGGTTGTCTCCATTTCGAGCCAGCGCGCCTGA
- a CDS encoding TetR/AcrR family transcriptional regulator, producing the protein MTPPSEPSKSARRSELLGLAANLFAERGLRATTVRDIADAAGILSGSLYHHFDSKEAMVDEILRGFLDDLFGRYREIVGSGLSARDTLEALVVASYESFDQWHAAVAIYQAEAKRLSGTPRFGYIDEYNKEFRELWHQVLANGVEEGGFRPELDIELAYRFLRDTVWVSVRWYQPGGRITVDSLAKQYLTIVLDGLTNPEAR; encoded by the coding sequence GTGACCCCACCATCGGAGCCTTCCAAGTCGGCGCGCCGTAGCGAGCTGCTCGGCCTGGCCGCCAATCTCTTCGCCGAGCGAGGACTGCGCGCCACCACGGTCCGTGACATTGCCGATGCCGCGGGGATTCTATCCGGGAGTCTCTACCACCACTTCGATTCCAAAGAAGCCATGGTGGACGAAATCCTGCGCGGCTTCCTCGACGACCTCTTCGGGCGCTACCGCGAGATCGTCGGTTCGGGGCTCAGCGCCCGCGACACCCTCGAGGCGCTGGTGGTCGCGTCCTACGAATCCTTCGATCAGTGGCACGCCGCGGTCGCCATCTACCAGGCCGAGGCCAAGCGGCTCAGTGGCACACCACGATTCGGCTACATCGACGAATACAACAAAGAGTTCCGCGAGCTGTGGCACCAGGTGCTCGCGAACGGCGTCGAGGAGGGCGGCTTCCGCCCGGAGCTGGATATCGAACTGGCCTACCGATTCCTGCGCGACACCGTGTGGGTGTCGGTGCGCTGGTATCAGCCCGGCGGCCGGATCACCGTCGACAGCCTCGCCAAGCAGTACCTGACCATCGTGCTCGACGGATTGACCAATCCCGAAGCGCGATAA
- a CDS encoding acetyl-CoA C-acetyltransferase, whose protein sequence is MRDAYVIDSVRTAVGKRGGALAAVHPADLGAAALRGLMGRNEIDPVVVDDVVFGCCDTIGPQAGNIARTAWLAAGYPESVPGVTVDRQCGSSQQAITFAAQAIMSGTSEVIVAGGVQNMSAIPISAAMLAGQQYGFEGPFVGAQGWDHRYGTAEVSQFNSANMIAEKWDISRRDMEEWALRSHDRARKAIAEGKFDREIVPVGDFWIDQGPRETTLEKMAGLQPLAEGSRITAALASQISDGSSATLLASDWAVQEYGLTPRARIHHVSARGADPIYMLTAPIPATKWALEKTGLTIDDMDVIEINEAFASVVLAWLKETGANPDKVNVNGGAIALGHPLGATGAKLFASLLNELERVNGRYGMLTICEGGGTANVTIIERLG, encoded by the coding sequence ATGCGGGACGCGTATGTGATCGACTCCGTTCGTACCGCGGTCGGTAAGCGCGGCGGGGCGCTCGCGGCCGTGCACCCGGCCGATCTGGGTGCGGCGGCGCTGCGTGGACTCATGGGCCGCAATGAGATCGACCCCGTGGTCGTCGACGATGTGGTGTTCGGCTGCTGCGACACCATCGGGCCGCAGGCCGGAAATATCGCGCGCACCGCCTGGCTCGCGGCCGGTTACCCGGAGTCGGTGCCCGGTGTGACCGTGGACCGCCAGTGCGGCTCCTCGCAGCAGGCCATCACCTTCGCCGCGCAGGCCATCATGTCCGGCACCTCCGAGGTCATCGTGGCCGGCGGTGTGCAGAACATGAGCGCCATCCCGATCTCGGCGGCCATGCTCGCGGGTCAGCAGTACGGCTTCGAGGGCCCGTTCGTGGGCGCGCAGGGCTGGGACCACCGCTACGGCACCGCCGAAGTGTCGCAGTTCAATTCGGCGAACATGATCGCCGAGAAGTGGGACATCTCCCGCCGCGATATGGAGGAGTGGGCGCTGCGCAGCCACGACCGCGCGCGCAAGGCGATTGCCGAGGGCAAGTTCGACCGGGAGATCGTGCCGGTCGGCGATTTCTGGATCGACCAGGGCCCGCGCGAGACCACGCTGGAGAAGATGGCCGGGCTGCAGCCGCTCGCCGAGGGCAGCCGGATCACCGCCGCGCTCGCCAGCCAGATCTCCGACGGCTCCAGCGCGACCCTGCTCGCCTCGGACTGGGCGGTGCAGGAGTACGGCCTCACCCCGCGTGCCCGCATCCACCATGTGAGCGCGCGCGGCGCCGATCCGATCTACATGCTCACCGCGCCGATTCCGGCCACCAAGTGGGCGCTGGAGAAGACCGGGCTCACCATCGACGATATGGACGTCATCGAGATCAACGAGGCCTTCGCCTCGGTGGTGCTCGCATGGCTCAAGGAGACCGGCGCGAATCCGGACAAGGTCAATGTCAACGGCGGCGCCATCGCACTGGGCCACCCGCTCGGCGCCACCGGCGCCAAGCTCTTCGCCTCGCTGCTGAACGAGCTGGAGCGGGTGAACGGCCGCTACGGCATGCTCACCATCTGTGAGGGCGGCGGCACCGCCAATGTCACCATTATCGAGCGTCTCGGCTGA
- a CDS encoding uracil-xanthine permease family protein, with translation MDLGVRWTVHGDGRTPAPGAVVRPDERLSWPRTLGLGAQHVVAMFGASFVAPVLMGLDPNLAIMMSGVATVLFLLATRGRVPSYLGCSLSFVGVAAIIRAQGGSSATVTGACLAVGAVLFLIGLAVQRFGARIIHAAMPPVVTGAVVMLIGFNLAPVTASTYWPQDQWTALLVMLFTGLAVVALRGFWSRIAIFLGLVFGYAFSWVLDRVFGKIHSADGSGAVTDHWRLDLSGVGRAEWIGLPQLHAPSFEWSAILVALPIVIALVAENAGHVKAVGEMTGDSLDDKLGTAIAADGVASMLSTAVGGPPNTTYSENIGVMAATRVYSTAAYWAAAGFALLFGLCPKFGAVVAAIPGGVLGGITVILYGMIGLLGAQIWTTARVDLRNPLNLVPAAAGLIIGIGNVSMKFTDTFTLSGIALGTVVVITGYHVLRLLAPAHYRREEPLLDEGTSSYDEPA, from the coding sequence ATGGATCTGGGTGTCCGCTGGACCGTGCACGGCGACGGGCGCACACCCGCACCGGGCGCGGTGGTCCGGCCTGATGAGCGGCTGTCCTGGCCGCGCACACTGGGTTTGGGCGCCCAGCACGTGGTGGCCATGTTCGGTGCGAGTTTTGTCGCACCTGTACTGATGGGCCTGGACCCCAACCTGGCCATCATGATGTCGGGTGTCGCGACCGTCCTGTTCCTGCTCGCGACTCGTGGCCGGGTGCCCAGTTATCTCGGGTGCTCGCTGTCGTTTGTCGGTGTGGCAGCGATCATCCGCGCACAGGGCGGCAGTAGCGCGACGGTAACCGGCGCCTGCCTCGCCGTGGGAGCGGTGCTGTTTCTGATCGGTCTGGCGGTGCAGCGGTTCGGGGCCCGGATCATTCACGCCGCCATGCCTCCGGTGGTGACCGGTGCTGTAGTCATGCTGATCGGCTTCAACCTCGCGCCGGTGACGGCCTCCACCTACTGGCCGCAGGATCAGTGGACAGCCCTGCTGGTCATGCTCTTCACCGGGCTGGCGGTGGTGGCTTTGCGCGGATTCTGGTCGCGCATCGCGATTTTCCTGGGTCTGGTCTTCGGCTACGCCTTCTCGTGGGTACTGGACCGGGTGTTCGGCAAGATCCACTCGGCCGACGGCAGCGGCGCGGTCACCGACCACTGGCGGCTGGATCTGTCCGGTGTGGGCCGGGCGGAGTGGATCGGACTGCCGCAGTTGCACGCGCCGTCCTTCGAATGGTCGGCGATCCTGGTCGCCCTGCCCATTGTGATCGCGCTGGTCGCCGAGAATGCCGGGCATGTGAAGGCGGTCGGCGAGATGACCGGCGACTCGCTGGACGACAAACTCGGCACCGCCATCGCCGCGGACGGTGTGGCCTCCATGCTCTCGACGGCGGTGGGCGGACCGCCCAACACCACCTATTCGGAGAATATCGGCGTCATGGCCGCCACCCGCGTCTACTCGACCGCCGCCTATTGGGCCGCAGCCGGTTTCGCGCTGCTGTTCGGTCTGTGCCCGAAGTTCGGCGCGGTGGTGGCCGCCATTCCGGGTGGTGTGCTCGGCGGTATCACGGTCATTCTCTACGGCATGATCGGCCTGCTCGGCGCGCAGATCTGGACCACCGCGCGGGTCGATCTGCGCAATCCGCTGAACCTGGTCCCGGCCGCCGCGGGCCTGATCATCGGCATCGGCAATGTGAGCATGAAATTCACCGACACCTTCACGCTGAGCGGTATCGCGCTGGGCACGGTGGTCGTGATCACCGGCTATCACGTACTGCGGCTGCTCGCGCCCGCGCACTACCGGAGGGAAGAGCCGTTGCTCGACGAGGGCACCTCGTCCTACGACGAACCGGCCTAG